The following coding sequences are from one Kushneria phosphatilytica window:
- the era gene encoding GTPase Era, which produces MSEDEIGIDTTDSTNCGFVAIVGRPNVGKSTLMNRILGQKLSITSRRPQTTRHQIMGVKTVAGIQTIYVDTPGMHQMQRDRNRAINQFMNQAAAQALRDVDCVVFIIDRDRWTDEDDIVLERLASVSAPVIAVVNKVDRMKDKSALLPWLSSLSQKREFAAILPVSARHGTQVEELEAEVTRHLPSNVHFFPEDQVTNRSERFLAAELVREKVMRQLGDELPYQMTVEIEQFSDEGSIIHIHALLLVERAGQKKILIGENGQRLKKIGSEARIDMERAFDSKVMLKLWVKVRSGWSDDARALKSLGYDLD; this is translated from the coding sequence ATGAGTGAAGACGAGATCGGGATCGATACCACGGATAGTACAAACTGTGGCTTTGTAGCGATCGTTGGTCGGCCCAATGTCGGCAAATCGACCCTGATGAACCGTATTCTGGGACAGAAGCTTTCAATCACTTCGCGACGTCCACAGACCACTCGGCACCAGATCATGGGGGTCAAAACGGTGGCGGGTATTCAGACCATCTATGTCGATACCCCTGGCATGCATCAGATGCAGCGCGACCGTAACCGTGCCATCAATCAGTTCATGAACCAGGCGGCTGCCCAGGCACTGCGTGATGTCGACTGTGTAGTCTTTATCATCGACCGGGATCGCTGGACGGATGAAGATGATATCGTGCTTGAGCGCCTGGCCAGTGTATCAGCGCCGGTGATTGCGGTCGTGAACAAGGTCGATCGGATGAAGGACAAATCAGCGCTGCTGCCCTGGCTGTCATCGCTGTCGCAGAAGCGTGAGTTTGCTGCCATTCTCCCGGTATCGGCACGCCACGGTACTCAGGTCGAGGAGCTCGAGGCAGAGGTGACACGGCATCTGCCGTCCAATGTTCACTTCTTTCCCGAAGATCAGGTGACCAATCGTAGCGAGCGTTTTCTGGCAGCAGAGCTGGTGCGCGAGAAAGTCATGCGTCAGCTGGGTGATGAGCTTCCCTATCAGATGACCGTGGAAATCGAGCAGTTCAGTGATGAAGGGTCGATCATTCACATTCATGCCCTGTTATTAGTGGAACGGGCGGGGCAGAAGAAAATTCTGATCGGTGAAAATGGTCAGCGTCTTAAAAAGATCGGTAGTGAAGCACGCATCGATATGGAGCGTGCCTTCGATAGCAAGGTCATGCTGAAGCTATGGGTCAAGGTTCGCAGCGGCTGGTCGGATGATGCGCGTGCGCTGAAAAGCCTGGGTTACGACCTGGACTGA
- the rlmD gene encoding 23S rRNA (uracil(1939)-C(5))-methyltransferase RlmD — MAKLGVRRPVAERQKRRRGKNAGECRRQEEDGLLTIERQAHDGRGVTRNAHGKTVFVERALPGERLIPAVHAEHRRYDEAHVRELLATAPERVTPHCRHFGQCGGCDLQHQALSAQQAHRQAVLVEQFAHHDLTLPDVELISCDDDRSGYGYRRRARLGVRVDHEAALYFGFRRRGQDMLFNIEQCPILVPRLEALLLPLRRHLDQLEAPRRVGHVELLQLDDQCCLSIRQLREVPGDIERWRRFAAEHQLALVMNIGRDDMTSHRLDNGAPLQQTLEVGQKREKVTLELSPGDFLQANAAVNQALVDTVLDWSAVTAEELVFDLFAGIGNFSLPLAAAGACVTAVEGRASMVESLRRNAELNGLSQQLTATRADLGEPQVLKDESLSKAGLVVLDPPRHGARSIVSRLAVARPERVIYVSCDPATLARDVRTLVDGGYRIERAAVVDMFPQTAHQESVLLLRRTDRTAI, encoded by the coding sequence ATGGCGAAACTGGGAGTACGTCGACCCGTTGCCGAGCGGCAGAAACGTCGGCGTGGCAAGAATGCCGGAGAATGCCGCCGGCAGGAAGAAGACGGACTGCTGACGATTGAACGTCAGGCCCATGATGGTCGCGGTGTCACCCGCAACGCGCACGGTAAAACAGTATTCGTTGAACGTGCGTTACCGGGGGAGCGGCTGATCCCGGCCGTGCATGCTGAACATCGTCGTTATGACGAAGCTCATGTACGTGAGTTACTGGCAACGGCTCCCGAGCGTGTGACCCCTCATTGCAGACATTTTGGTCAGTGTGGTGGCTGTGATCTCCAGCATCAGGCGCTGAGTGCCCAGCAGGCCCACCGTCAGGCGGTACTGGTCGAACAGTTCGCTCATCATGATTTGACACTGCCGGATGTGGAGCTGATCAGTTGCGATGATGATCGATCCGGTTACGGCTACCGGCGCCGTGCTCGTCTGGGTGTCCGAGTAGATCATGAAGCAGCGCTTTATTTCGGGTTTCGTCGCCGTGGCCAGGACATGCTTTTCAACATTGAGCAGTGTCCGATTCTGGTACCCCGACTGGAAGCACTGCTGTTGCCTCTGCGACGTCATCTCGACCAGCTCGAGGCGCCGCGCCGAGTGGGGCATGTTGAGTTGTTGCAACTCGACGATCAGTGCTGTCTGAGTATTCGCCAGCTGCGTGAAGTACCCGGTGATATTGAGCGCTGGCGTCGCTTTGCCGCAGAGCACCAGCTGGCACTGGTGATGAATATCGGGCGGGATGACATGACCAGTCACCGGTTGGATAACGGAGCGCCATTGCAACAGACGCTGGAGGTTGGCCAAAAGCGCGAGAAGGTGACGCTTGAGCTTTCTCCTGGCGACTTCCTGCAGGCCAATGCAGCGGTCAACCAGGCATTGGTGGATACAGTGCTCGACTGGAGTGCCGTGACAGCCGAAGAGTTGGTATTTGATCTTTTCGCGGGTATCGGCAATTTCAGTCTGCCACTGGCCGCGGCCGGAGCATGCGTTACTGCCGTGGAGGGGCGAGCTTCCATGGTGGAAAGCCTTCGTCGTAACGCCGAGCTGAATGGGCTGTCACAACAATTGACGGCCACGCGCGCCGATCTGGGGGAGCCACAGGTACTGAAGGACGAGTCGTTGAGTAAGGCCGGGCTGGTGGTGCTTGATCCACCTCGTCACGGGGCACGGTCGATTGTTTCGCGACTGGCGGTGGCTCGTCCCGAGCGTGTGATTTACGTCTCCTGCGATCCAGCCACACTGGCGCGCGATGTACGGACGCTGGTCGATGGTGGTTATCGGATTGAGCGGGCAGCCGTCGTGGACATGTTTCCACAAACCGCTCATCAGGAAAGTGTACTGCTGCTCAGGCGAACGGACCGGACAGCAATATAA
- the pdxJ gene encoding pyridoxine 5'-phosphate synthase — MHPPRIQLGVNIDHVATLRQARGTRFPDPIQAALLAEEAGADGITLHLREDRRHIQDRDVELMCQVLNTRMNLEMAVTEEMLALAERIRPAHICLVPEKRAELTTEGGLDVAGDRDRIGEACRRLAAAGCEVSLFIDPDPEQIRVAHQLGAPTVELHTGEYAEASGRDARVAHARVAAAAELAAELGLIVNAGHGLHYHNVEAIAAIGGINELNIGHSIIARSLFVGLKEAVVEMKRLIISGQEAGLVQAIEAHEHDHDADHPDH, encoded by the coding sequence ATGCATCCGCCACGTATCCAGCTGGGCGTCAATATCGATCATGTGGCTACCCTGCGCCAGGCGCGCGGTACGCGTTTCCCCGATCCCATTCAGGCAGCATTGCTGGCCGAAGAGGCCGGAGCCGACGGGATTACCCTGCATCTGCGTGAAGACCGAAGGCATATTCAGGATCGTGATGTCGAGTTGATGTGCCAGGTACTCAATACCCGCATGAATCTCGAGATGGCGGTAACCGAAGAGATGTTGGCGTTGGCCGAGCGTATCAGACCTGCACATATCTGCCTGGTGCCGGAAAAACGGGCCGAGCTGACCACTGAAGGTGGGCTTGACGTGGCTGGTGATCGTGACCGGATTGGTGAAGCGTGCCGGCGGCTGGCGGCAGCTGGCTGTGAAGTCTCCCTGTTCATCGACCCGGATCCTGAACAGATTCGTGTGGCGCATCAGTTGGGAGCCCCGACCGTTGAGCTGCATACCGGTGAATACGCCGAGGCCAGCGGTAGGGACGCCCGGGTAGCCCATGCCCGGGTAGCTGCTGCAGCCGAGCTGGCTGCAGAGCTTGGGCTGATCGTCAATGCCGGGCATGGTCTGCACTATCACAACGTCGAGGCGATCGCGGCCATCGGTGGTATCAATGAGCTTAATATTGGCCACTCGATCATCGCCCGATCACTATTCGTGGGCCTCAAGGAAGCTGTCGTGGAAATGAAGCGATTGATCATTTCCGGGCAGGAGGCCGGGCTGGTACAGGCAATTGAAGCGCACGAACATGATCATGACGCGGACCATCCTGATCACTGA
- the lepA gene encoding translation elongation factor 4 — MANDASDGKLKHIRNFSIIAHIDHGKSTLADRIIQICGGLSEREIKEQVLDSMDLERERGITIKAQSVTLDYTAEDGSVYQLNFIDTPGHVDFSYEVSRSLYACEGALLVVDAGQGVEAQSVANCYTAIEQNLEVLPVLNKIDLPQADPERVAHEIEEIIGLEATNACQVSAKSGLGMEALLERLITDIPAPKGDPDAPVQALIIDSWFDNYQGVVSLVRLFDGTLKKGDRILMKSTGGEWEITDIGIFTPRQKSTGQLRAGEVGFVIAGIKDIHGAPVGDTITHAKTPQVERLPGFQKVKPQVYAGMFPISSDDYEEFRDALEKLALNDASLDYIPENSDALGFGFRVGFLGTLHMEIIQERLEREYNLDLLTTAPTVIYELLMEDGEMVYVSNPSKLPDMGSVSEIREPIVRASILVPQEFVGNVINECVTRRGVQLDMQVLGNQMQLTYELPMSEVVMDFFDRLKSISKGYASLEYNFERFEAAKLARLDVLINGDRVDALATIVHRDQAHSRGRILVEKMQEMVPRQMFDVAIQAALGGHIVARSTVKALRKNVTAKCYGGDVSRKRKLLDRQKQGKKRMKQVGRVEIPQDAFLAVLKVND, encoded by the coding sequence TGCTGGATTCGATGGATCTCGAGCGCGAGCGCGGAATTACCATCAAGGCCCAGTCGGTGACACTGGATTACACCGCCGAGGATGGTAGCGTCTACCAGCTCAACTTCATCGACACGCCCGGCCACGTCGATTTTTCCTATGAAGTGTCGCGTTCGCTTTATGCCTGCGAAGGTGCGCTGCTGGTAGTCGATGCCGGACAGGGGGTTGAAGCCCAGTCGGTGGCTAACTGCTATACCGCCATTGAGCAGAATCTGGAGGTCCTGCCGGTACTCAACAAGATCGACCTGCCGCAGGCTGATCCGGAGCGAGTGGCCCATGAAATCGAAGAGATCATCGGCCTGGAAGCCACCAATGCCTGTCAGGTGTCGGCCAAGAGTGGCCTGGGCATGGAAGCACTGCTTGAGCGGCTGATCACCGATATTCCGGCTCCGAAGGGTGATCCTGATGCGCCAGTTCAGGCACTGATCATCGATTCCTGGTTTGACAACTATCAGGGCGTGGTATCGCTGGTGCGCCTGTTCGATGGCACCCTGAAAAAGGGCGACAGGATTCTCATGAAATCAACTGGCGGTGAGTGGGAAATTACCGATATCGGTATTTTTACACCACGTCAGAAAAGCACCGGACAATTGCGAGCCGGTGAGGTCGGGTTTGTGATCGCCGGCATCAAGGACATCCATGGTGCTCCGGTGGGGGACACCATTACGCATGCCAAAACGCCTCAGGTAGAGCGTCTCCCCGGCTTTCAAAAGGTCAAGCCGCAGGTCTATGCCGGCATGTTCCCGATCAGCTCCGATGATTACGAGGAGTTCCGTGATGCCCTGGAAAAGCTGGCGCTCAATGATGCGTCGCTGGACTACATTCCGGAGAACTCCGATGCGCTTGGCTTCGGCTTTCGTGTCGGCTTTCTTGGCACGCTCCACATGGAGATCATTCAGGAGCGTCTCGAGCGTGAATACAATCTTGATCTGCTGACCACTGCGCCCACTGTAATCTATGAGTTGCTCATGGAAGACGGTGAGATGGTATATGTTTCAAACCCCTCCAAATTGCCCGATATGGGCTCGGTCAGCGAGATTCGTGAACCGATCGTGCGGGCCAGCATCCTGGTGCCCCAGGAGTTTGTCGGTAATGTCATCAACGAGTGTGTGACAAGACGTGGTGTTCAGCTTGACATGCAGGTGCTGGGTAACCAGATGCAGCTGACCTATGAGTTGCCGATGAGTGAAGTGGTAATGGATTTCTTCGATCGCTTGAAATCGATTTCCAAAGGCTATGCTTCGCTGGAATACAACTTCGAGCGCTTTGAAGCCGCGAAGCTGGCACGCCTGGATGTACTGATCAATGGGGACCGGGTCGATGCTCTGGCCACGATCGTACATCGTGATCAGGCGCACTCCCGTGGGCGTATTCTGGTCGAAAAAATGCAGGAGATGGTGCCTCGGCAGATGTTCGATGTCGCCATTCAGGCTGCTCTTGGAGGCCACATCGTGGCTCGCTCGACGGTCAAGGCGCTCCGCAAGAATGTGACTGCCAAATGTTATGGCGGCGATGTCTCGCGTAAACGCAAGCTGCTTGATCGACAGAAACAGGGCAAGAAACGCATGAAACAGGTCGGCCGGGTAGAAATCCCTCAGGATGCCTTCCTTGCAGTGCTCAAGGTCAATGATTGA
- the lepB gene encoding signal peptidase I, translating into MDFTLLLVLAVAVTGLIWLLDLVWLRRHRTATSPAADHAASESAAGTVGRRRRVRAHRDPWYVDYARSFFPVLLVVLILRSFVIEPFQIPSGSMRPTLKVGDFIVVSKFAYGLRLPVIHTKILDVGEPQRGDIMVFRFPQDPDVDFIKRVIGVPGDHIRYENKQLYVNGKPVPKELLNDAPAANPDENLLQEHLSGHDHQIYNNPNDPGPQMREITVPPGHYFMMGDNRDHSNDSRYWGFVPERDIVGKAFAVWMHWKGGLPDFTQARLLH; encoded by the coding sequence ATGGATTTCACCCTTTTGCTCGTGCTTGCCGTGGCCGTAACCGGTCTGATCTGGTTACTGGACCTGGTGTGGTTGCGGCGACACCGTACAGCGACCAGCCCGGCAGCCGATCATGCTGCCAGCGAATCTGCAGCGGGAACTGTCGGACGGCGGCGACGTGTCAGGGCGCATCGTGATCCATGGTATGTGGATTACGCACGCTCCTTCTTTCCGGTACTGCTGGTCGTCCTGATTCTGCGCTCCTTCGTGATCGAGCCCTTTCAGATTCCATCGGGATCAATGCGACCGACGCTGAAAGTGGGCGATTTCATTGTGGTCAGCAAATTCGCCTATGGCCTGCGTCTGCCGGTCATTCATACGAAGATTCTTGACGTTGGCGAACCCCAGCGTGGCGATATCATGGTGTTTCGTTTTCCGCAGGATCCGGATGTTGATTTCATCAAGCGGGTCATCGGCGTGCCCGGTGATCATATCCGCTATGAAAACAAGCAGCTCTACGTTAATGGCAAGCCTGTACCCAAGGAGTTGCTCAATGATGCGCCGGCCGCCAATCCCGATGAAAATCTGCTGCAGGAACACCTGTCCGGCCATGATCACCAGATTTATAACAACCCCAATGATCCCGGCCCGCAAATGCGCGAAATTACAGTACCACCGGGTCACTATTTCATGATGGGGGACAACCGGGATCATTCGAATGACAGCCGCTACTGGGGCTTCGTACCGGAGCGGGATATAGTTGGCAAGGCCTTTGCCGTCTGGATGCACTGGAAGGGCGGGTTGCCCGATTTTACCCAGGCGCGTCTGTTGCACTGA
- the cysM gene encoding cysteine synthase CysM gives MVYPTLEQTVGNTPLVQLKRITAGRNNVLLAKLEGNNPAGSVKDRPALSMLAHAEARGEIEPGDTLIEATSGNTGIALAMAAAIKGYRMMLIMPETASAERKQAMAAYGAELIEVTGEEGMEGARDLAQRMIAEGRGKPLDQFANQDNPLAHYETTGPELWRQTEGAITHFVSSMGTTGTIMGVSRYLKECNETVQIIGLQPEDGARIAGIRRWPEAYRPSIFDEARVDRVLDIGQQEAEEQMRRLAREEGILAGVSSGGALAGALRIAEEVENAVIAFIVCDRGDRYLSTGLYAPERS, from the coding sequence ATGGTCTATCCGACCCTCGAGCAGACAGTGGGCAATACCCCTCTGGTTCAGCTCAAGCGGATCACCGCTGGTCGCAACAACGTACTGCTGGCCAAGCTGGAAGGTAACAATCCCGCCGGGTCGGTCAAGGACAGGCCGGCACTGTCGATGCTGGCGCATGCCGAAGCTCGAGGAGAAATCGAGCCCGGCGATACACTGATCGAGGCGACTTCCGGAAATACGGGAATTGCGCTGGCGATGGCCGCTGCCATCAAGGGATACCGCATGATGCTGATCATGCCGGAAACCGCCAGCGCCGAACGCAAGCAGGCCATGGCTGCCTATGGGGCAGAGCTGATCGAAGTGACCGGTGAAGAGGGCATGGAAGGTGCTCGTGATCTCGCCCAACGCATGATTGCCGAAGGGCGAGGCAAGCCCCTGGATCAGTTCGCCAACCAGGATAATCCGCTTGCACATTACGAAACCACGGGGCCGGAACTATGGCGCCAGACCGAAGGTGCCATCACCCACTTTGTCAGTTCGATGGGCACGACCGGCACCATCATGGGGGTATCGCGTTATCTGAAAGAGTGTAACGAAACGGTGCAGATCATCGGTTTACAACCCGAAGACGGCGCAAGGATTGCCGGTATACGCCGCTGGCCCGAAGCCTATCGTCCCTCGATCTTCGATGAAGCTCGTGTGGATCGCGTGCTGGATATCGGTCAACAGGAAGCGGAAGAGCAAATGCGTCGCCTGGCGCGTGAGGAAGGCATTCTGGCCGGCGTTTCTTCCGGGGGCGCACTGGCAGGGGCCTTGCGTATTGCCGAGGAGGTCGAAAACGCCGTGATTGCCTTTATTGTTTGTGATCGGGGGGACCGCTACCTCTCCACCGGTCTCTATGCGCCTGAGCGGTCCTGA
- the recO gene encoding DNA repair protein RecO — MQPQPTYLLHRRPYRETSALVDLISAEYGRVRAVARGVMRPGSKARHRLQPFSPLHLTWTGNGELKTLRLIESGGPGAMLAGEGLLCGFYANELLTRCLPLELPAQRVFIFYASLLEALPVPSRRAAVLRRFEITLLESLDADPVFLTETDTPLDASTRYVYQAHWRRFRPAHAEEPGLDGRALLWLARDDWEAPGLAGVARSLTRAALAPLLGDRPLRSRELMQDLLLRRRQRQT, encoded by the coding sequence ATGCAGCCCCAGCCGACCTATCTGTTACATCGCAGGCCCTACCGGGAAACCAGCGCTCTGGTTGATCTGATCAGTGCCGAATACGGCCGTGTTCGAGCCGTGGCACGTGGCGTCATGCGGCCTGGCAGCAAGGCGCGCCATCGGCTTCAGCCGTTTTCGCCACTTCATCTGACCTGGACGGGCAATGGTGAGCTCAAGACATTGCGCCTGATCGAGTCAGGAGGGCCGGGGGCGATGCTGGCTGGTGAAGGACTGTTGTGCGGTTTTTATGCCAATGAGCTGCTGACCCGCTGTCTGCCGCTGGAGTTGCCGGCACAGCGGGTTTTCATCTTTTATGCTTCATTGCTTGAAGCGCTACCGGTACCTTCACGACGAGCAGCAGTATTACGGCGTTTCGAGATCACTCTACTCGAGAGCCTGGATGCCGACCCGGTATTCCTCACTGAAACGGATACGCCGCTCGATGCCTCGACGCGCTATGTTTACCAGGCGCACTGGCGTCGCTTTCGACCTGCCCATGCAGAAGAGCCAGGGCTGGATGGACGCGCTCTGCTATGGCTTGCGCGCGATGACTGGGAAGCTCCCGGTCTGGCGGGTGTTGCACGTTCACTGACTCGTGCTGCACTGGCGCCTTTGCTGGGTGATCGTCCGCTGCGATCCCGCGAGCTGATGCAGGATCTGCTTCTGCGTCGCCGCCAGCGTCAAACGTGA
- the rnc gene encoding ribonuclease III, translating to MSSSFDDLSRRLGYSFNKPDWLELALTHRSFGGQNNERLEFLGDSIVNFVVAEALFARFPQAREGQLSRLRARLVKGQTLAELAREFQLGTALRLGSGEMKSGGHRRESILADAMEAVIGAIYLDSDMDTVRHRVLSWYEHRLEDLNLQDNQKDPKTRLQEFLQSRQMALPQYEVLEIEGEAHAQTFQVSCHVSALEGVTTGSGSSRRHAEQQAAERALARLEPGHRSTGGEGS from the coding sequence GTGAGCAGCTCATTCGATGATCTGAGCCGCCGACTCGGCTATTCATTCAATAAGCCCGATTGGCTCGAACTGGCGCTGACACATCGCAGCTTCGGTGGTCAGAACAACGAGCGATTGGAGTTTCTGGGTGATTCGATTGTCAACTTCGTAGTGGCCGAAGCGCTGTTTGCGCGCTTTCCTCAGGCTCGTGAAGGACAGCTTTCGAGATTGCGAGCGCGTCTGGTCAAGGGGCAGACGCTGGCCGAGCTGGCCCGCGAGTTTCAGCTCGGAACAGCGCTCAGGCTTGGATCCGGTGAAATGAAAAGTGGTGGTCATCGGCGCGAGTCGATTCTTGCCGATGCAATGGAAGCCGTGATCGGAGCGATCTATCTGGACAGTGACATGGATACGGTACGTCATCGGGTACTGTCCTGGTATGAGCACCGTCTGGAAGATCTGAACCTGCAGGATAACCAGAAGGACCCCAAAACGAGATTGCAGGAATTTCTGCAGTCACGGCAGATGGCGCTACCGCAATATGAAGTACTGGAAATAGAAGGGGAGGCGCATGCCCAGACCTTTCAGGTCAGCTGTCACGTCAGCGCTCTGGAGGGTGTCACCACGGGCAGCGGTTCCAGTCGACGTCATGCCGAACAACAGGCAGCTGAACGGGCTCTGGCGCGTCTTGAACCTGGCCACCGCTCAACCGGGGGAGAAGGCTCATGA
- the relA gene encoding GTP diphosphokinase has translation MVKVREDQPLDSQGRIDIATWLARLQEEVVLREPERLEEACRLASALSEKAEQEQPGWRNPGASLGIGLEMAEILAGLRLDQETLIAAVLYRCVREGLLDSAGVEKRFGPEVTSLIDGVLRMAAISQLQAPDNQLSQHNQQENLRKMLVAMVDDVRVALIKIAERTCMLRQVRHTSRERCLRIAREVFDIYAPLAHRLGIGQIKWELEDLSFRYLHENEYKAIARQLAEKRLDRDRYIFNVIETLKELLEAQNITRYDLSGRAKHIYSIWRKMKRKRIDFSQVYDVRAVRILVPEVTDCYTVLGIVHSLWHHVPNEFDDYIANPKKNGYQSLHTAVFGPEGKVLEIQIRTFAMHEEAELGVCAHWRYKGTDVDSRSRGYEQKIAWLRQVLEWQEEVGELTDLREGLQTDIAPDRIYVFTPEGHVIDLPRVATPIDFAYRVHTDVGHHCRGAKVDGRIVPLTYRLRTGQQIEILTATQGGPSRDWLNPSLGYVKTSRARSKIQSWFKQQARDQNLEEGRTLLEREFRRLGLEKLDCQKLAQAVNYSTPDDMYAAIGAGDLRIGQVLSQAQQLFGEHDEDEEQIDRLLTRPRKQHKGTEGADTITVLGVGNLKTQMANCCHPVPGDQILGFITHGRGVTVHRQDCPNILQLKSDEPARIVQVEWGQRQPIQYPVDVEILAWDRTNLLRDVTGVLSNEKVNVLSVNTTTDRDDNLATLRLTLEVAGLEVLGRLFNRIQQLPNVTDIKRLRQGGQQESTT, from the coding sequence ATGGTCAAGGTGCGGGAAGATCAGCCATTGGACAGTCAGGGGCGCATCGATATTGCGACCTGGCTGGCTCGTCTGCAGGAAGAAGTGGTGCTGCGTGAGCCTGAACGGCTCGAAGAGGCCTGTCGGTTGGCAAGTGCCCTGTCGGAAAAAGCCGAACAGGAGCAACCGGGTTGGCGTAATCCGGGGGCTAGCCTGGGAATTGGCCTTGAGATGGCCGAGATACTGGCTGGATTGCGTCTGGATCAGGAAACGCTGATCGCTGCGGTACTCTATCGTTGTGTTCGTGAAGGCTTGCTCGACTCGGCAGGTGTGGAAAAGCGATTCGGGCCGGAAGTGACCAGCCTGATCGACGGCGTACTGCGGATGGCAGCCATTAGCCAGTTGCAGGCGCCGGACAATCAGCTCAGCCAGCACAATCAGCAGGAGAATCTGCGCAAGATGCTGGTGGCGATGGTCGATGACGTCCGTGTGGCGCTGATCAAGATCGCCGAGCGAACCTGCATGTTGCGTCAGGTACGCCATACTTCCCGCGAGCGCTGTTTGCGAATCGCACGCGAGGTCTTTGATATCTATGCCCCATTGGCTCATCGGCTGGGTATCGGACAGATCAAATGGGAGCTCGAGGATCTCTCCTTTCGCTATCTGCACGAAAACGAATACAAGGCGATAGCCCGGCAGCTGGCAGAAAAAAGGCTTGATCGTGATCGCTACATCTTCAATGTCATTGAAACCCTGAAAGAGTTGCTCGAGGCGCAGAATATTACCCGCTACGATCTCAGCGGTCGCGCCAAGCATATCTACTCGATCTGGAGAAAGATGAAGCGCAAGCGCATCGATTTCTCCCAGGTTTATGACGTAAGGGCAGTACGTATTCTGGTCCCTGAAGTGACCGACTGCTATACGGTGCTGGGGATTGTGCATTCGCTTTGGCACCATGTTCCCAACGAATTCGACGACTATATCGCCAATCCCAAGAAAAATGGCTATCAGTCTCTGCATACGGCGGTCTTCGGTCCCGAAGGCAAGGTGCTGGAGATCCAGATTCGGACCTTTGCAATGCACGAGGAAGCCGAACTGGGCGTATGTGCGCACTGGCGTTACAAGGGGACCGATGTCGATTCCAGAAGCCGCGGTTATGAACAGAAGATTGCCTGGCTGCGTCAGGTATTGGAGTGGCAGGAAGAGGTCGGCGAACTGACCGATCTCCGGGAAGGGCTACAGACCGATATTGCTCCGGATCGTATTTATGTGTTTACTCCGGAGGGGCATGTCATTGATTTACCTCGTGTTGCGACGCCCATTGACTTTGCGTACCGGGTGCATACGGATGTTGGTCACCACTGTCGGGGCGCCAAGGTGGATGGCCGCATTGTGCCCTTGACCTATCGACTGCGTACGGGTCAGCAGATCGAAATTCTGACCGCTACTCAGGGTGGACCAAGCAGGGACTGGCTTAACCCCTCGCTCGGTTACGTCAAGACCTCCCGAGCGCGCTCCAAGATTCAGTCCTGGTTCAAACAGCAGGCGCGTGATCAGAATCTCGAAGAAGGGCGCACCCTGCTCGAACGCGAATTTCGGCGACTGGGGTTGGAAAAACTCGATTGCCAGAAGCTGGCGCAGGCAGTCAATTATTCGACCCCGGATGATATGTACGCGGCCATTGGCGCTGGCGATCTGCGTATAGGGCAGGTGCTTTCCCAGGCACAGCAGCTCTTCGGTGAACACGATGAGGACGAAGAGCAGATCGACCGCCTGCTGACACGCCCACGCAAGCAGCACAAGGGTACCGAAGGCGCCGATACCATTACCGTACTGGGAGTGGGTAACCTCAAGACGCAGATGGCCAACTGCTGTCACCCTGTGCCGGGAGATCAGATACTGGGCTTCATCACCCATGGTCGTGGTGTCACCGTTCATCGCCAGGATTGTCCCAACATCCTGCAACTCAAGAGCGACGAGCCCGCGCGTATCGTTCAGGTGGAGTGGGGACAGCGCCAGCCGATCCAGTATCCGGTTGATGTTGAAATTCTGGCGTGGGATCGAACCAACCTGCTGCGCGATGTGACCGGAGTGCTGTCCAACGAAAAGGTCAACGTACTCTCGGTCAATACGACTACCGATCGCGATGACAACCTGGCCACCCTGCGCCTGACGTTGGAAGTCGCCGGTCTGGAAGTGCTGGGACGTCTGTTCAATCGCATTCAGCAACTGCCCAACGTAACCGATATCAAGCGGCTTCGTCAGGGTGGTCAGCAGGAGAGCACAACATGA